The genomic interval CATGCAGTGTGCGCCGGGGCAGGAGCGAGATGCCAAGCCCCTGCGCCACCATCGCTTTGATCCCATCGATGGAATCGAGTTCCATGCGCACGTCTGGATACACGTTGTACTTCGCGAGGAGCATCGCGATGCGCCGCCGAAACGGCGCCGTGGTGTCCGCGAACGCAATGAAGGGCTCCTCCGCGAGCGCGCCGATGGACGGAAGGTCGTGCACAAACCGATGACCGCGCGGAACGACGAGATCGATGGCGTCCGGCGGATATTCGATGAGCCGCACGCGCGGGTGGTGGATGGGCTCGCCCAGAAAGCAGAAGTCCACCTGATTGCCGATGAGCGCCTCGACCATATCCTCGTACATGCCCATTCGGACCTGCAGGCGCACTTCGGCCACCTGCAGAATCTGGTGGAGGCACTTCGGCACGTCGGTGGAGACGAAGGCGCGTCCACTCATGACGCGCAGCGTCCGCACCGCGCGCTTGGA from Alicyclobacillus acidocaldarius subsp. acidocaldarius DSM 446 carries:
- a CDS encoding LysR family transcriptional regulator, encoding METKDLELFLAVARNRSISRTADQLYMSQSTVTNRLQRLERDLGCQLFTRTPGGVQLTEEGKRIYPLAERMVDLERRMLEPSKRAVRTLRVMSGRAFVSTDVPKCLHQILQVAEVRLQVRMGMYEDMVEALIGNQVDFCFLGEPIHHPRVRLIEYPPDAIDLVVPRGHRFVHDLPSIGALAEEPFIAFADTTAPFRRRIAMLLAKYNVYPDVRMELDSIDGIKAMVAQGLGISLLPRRTLHDAEAKGVVAIPLSDPQFCRPTFLAYPDAIEHEELTKAFIAIVTQHYGGTR